The following is a genomic window from Polyangia bacterium.
CTGCTCTGGACGCTGCGCCGGAACATGGAAAAACCTGCAGTGTGAAAGCGTGCCCAGGACCGCCGGTGTCGACGCCGCCTGCGCGGCAAGCTGCGACGCCGATCTATCCCCGGCCGCTTCGTGCAGCAACGCCCGCGTCACCGTCACCATCGACCACACCCACCACGTGGCGCGCGCCAAGCGCCTGGCCATCGCCCTTGAACGTTACCTGCCCGCCATCTTGCGGGTCTCGGTGGGAATGAAGGCTCGGGCTGCGGCGGCCACCCGTTCTGCCCAGGCCGCGTTGTCGGCCAGCGACGATTTGATGTCCAGCGCCGACAGCCGCGGCGAGGCGGGCGCCGCCCTTTCGTCGTGCGCCAGCGGACCGCTGCGCACCGGCCTGGCCGCCATCGGCAGCGTGAACGTCAGCATCCGGGTAGCAATTGAGGTCAAGACAGCAACCGATGCATCCGATAACGCCGGAGGGCACCACCGTGGCTGATGCGCTAACCTCACACTCGATCGTGCCTATCAAGGAAGGAGATCAGCCACCTGTCGCTCGCTTGTCCGACGATGCGGCCTCATCGACGCCGGCGGCGGTGATTGATCACCTGGCCCCCCTGCAGGCGATCACCTCGGCGCTCTCGCGCTCGCTGTCGCCCGAGGAAGTGGCCGGCGTGGTGATCGCCCACGCTCACAACGTCGTGCAGGCCAGCGCGGCGGCGGTTTTCTTCTGCACGCCGTCGGGCGACCTGCGCCACGTCGCCTCGCGCGGGCTGTCGCCGATCGCGGTCGAAGGCTGGAGCCAGGGAAAGCTGGAGCTGCCGCTGGTGGTGCGCATGACCGCCTCCTCACGCGAAGCTCAATGGTACGAGACCCATGAAGAGCTGGTGGCGGCGTTCCCCAGCGTGCGCGACTCGCACACCCCCGCCGAGCGGCTGCAGGCCCTGGTGGCGCTGCCTTTGAAGCTGGGCCAGCGCATGCTGGGCGTGATCGGATTTTCGTACAACGCCAACCGCCGCTGGAACCCCGACCAGCGCGACTTCCTGCTGACCGTCGCCGAGGTCTGCGCCCAGGCCCTGGACCGCGCCTATCTTTACGACGCCGAGCGCACCGCGCGCTCCGAAGCCGCCGAGGCCAACCGCCGGCTGCGCCTGCTTTCCGAGGCCGCCAAGGCCTTCGCCGAATCGAACCGCGATCTGTCGTCGGCGCTGAGCGTGATCGCCCAGCAGCTGACCGAGATGGTCGGCGGCGCCGCCACCATCGCCCTTATCTCGCTGATCCGCGAAGACGGCACGCTGATGGAGAACGTGGCGGCGCGGGCGCAGGATCCGGAGTTTTCGCAGCAGCTGGTGGCGTTCGCCCGAGAGAATCCCCAGCGCGTGGGGGTGGGCCTGCGAGGCCGCGTCGCGGCCACCGGCGAGGCGGTGTTGTTCCCGGTGATCGAACAGGACCCGCTGGAGTCGGCCGACGATCCCACCTATCAACCGCTGTTCGATCGCTTCAAGCCGACCACGTTGATGGTGGTTCCGCTGCGCGCGCAGGATCGCATCCTGGGGACCATCTTGCTGATTCGCGCCGATCCGGCCCGCCCGTATTCGGAGACCGATCTGGCGCTGGTGCAAGAGCTGGCCGATCGCGCCGCCCTGACCATCGAGAACGCGCGTCTTTACGAAGCGGCCCAGCGGGCCATTCGCGTGCGCGACCACATCCTGGCCACCGCCGCCCACGAGCTGGTCACGCCGCTCACCGTGCTGCGGCTGCAGCTGGCCAGCTTGCAGCGCACCGATCCGCAGGTGCGTTCAGCCAACAAGATCGAGATGGCCACGCGTAGCCTCGAGCGTCTGGACAACATCATCGACAAGTTCCTCGACATCTCGTGCATCTCGGCCGGACAGCTGTCGCTGACCCCGGAAAGCGTCGATCTGTCGGCGCTGGTGCGCGACGTGGCGGGTCTCTTCTCTGAACGCCTGGCGCGGTCGGCGTGCGAGCTGGACCTGCACGCCGATCAGACCATCGTCGGTCACTGGGACAAGCTGCGCCTGGAGCAGGTGGTGACCAACTTGATGTCGAACGCCTGCCGCCACGGCCGCGGCC
Proteins encoded in this region:
- a CDS encoding GAF domain-containing sensor histidine kinase; the encoded protein is MHPITPEGTTVADALTSHSIVPIKEGDQPPVARLSDDAASSTPAAVIDHLAPLQAITSALSRSLSPEEVAGVVIAHAHNVVQASAAAVFFCTPSGDLRHVASRGLSPIAVEGWSQGKLELPLVVRMTASSREAQWYETHEELVAAFPSVRDSHTPAERLQALVALPLKLGQRMLGVIGFSYNANRRWNPDQRDFLLTVAEVCAQALDRAYLYDAERTARSEAAEANRRLRLLSEAAKAFAESNRDLSSALSVIAQQLTEMVGGAATIALISLIREDGTLMENVAARAQDPEFSQQLVAFARENPQRVGVGLRGRVAATGEAVLFPVIEQDPLESADDPTYQPLFDRFKPTTLMVVPLRAQDRILGTILLIRADPARPYSETDLALVQELADRAALTIENARLYEAAQRAIRVRDHILATAAHELVTPLTVLRLQLASLQRTDPQVRSANKIEMATRSLERLDNIIDKFLDISCISAGQLSLTPESVDLSALVRDVAGLFSERLARSACELDLHADQTIVGHWDKLRLEQVVTNLMSNACRHGRG